The Lonchura striata isolate bLonStr1 chromosome 12, bLonStr1.mat, whole genome shotgun sequence genome includes a region encoding these proteins:
- the LOC110475410 gene encoding antigen-presenting glycoprotein CD1d, whose protein sequence is MQSPCCCLLSLLLHLFLLSGTWANLEGTFTIRLLQTTTFQNTSFVDMEGLGLLEDIELGSLDKHTWSIHFCQPWVRPALPRADWDTIENLLKIYLQQFNHLINEGAVQRDIPYPFVVQCTAGCVLYPNRTSRAFGYVGYNGQDFLSFDTKNITWTLSQDTELSRYVQSFLQNYTALSELVEILFNDTCVDDMEVLLHYGRAALERQELPVARVFTRTPSPDQLLLVCHVTGFYPRPISVAWLQDGQEVPPGPALNTSTILPNADLTYQLRSVLAVAPHDGHSYVCRVRHHSLGTCSLLIPWGNSEVVLITALMAGLLAAMAVAAMLVLWVWRQRKHQQMEESESENSILSKEA, encoded by the exons ATGCAGTCCCCTTGCTGCTGTCTTCTCTCCCTCCTActccatctcttcctcctctctggaACATGGGCAAACCTGGAGG GGACCTTCACTATCCGGCTGCTGCAGACCACCACCTTCCAAAACACCTCATTTGTGGACATGGAGGGGCTAGGCTTGCTAGAAGACATCGAACTTGGTTCTCTTGATAAACACACATGGTCCATCCActtctgccagccctgggtacgcccagccctgccccgaGCTGACTGGGACACCATTGAAAACCTGCTTAAGATCTATTTGCAGCAGTTCAACCATCTGATCAATGAAGGGGCCGTGCAAAGGGACATCCCCT ACCCCTTTGTTGTTCAGTGCACAGCAGGCTGCGTGTTGTACCCGAACAGAACCTCCCGGGCCTTTGGCTATGTGGGTTACAATGGTCAGGATTTCCTCAGCTTCGACACAAAGAATATCACCTGGACCCTCTCCCAGGACACCGAGTTGTCACGGTATGTCCAGTCATTTCTCCAGAACTACACTGCCTTGAGTGAGCTGGTGGAAATTCTCTTCAATGATACTTGTGTCGATGACATGGAGGTGCTCCTGCACTATGGAAGGGCAGCTCTGGAGAGACAAG agctgcctgtggcCAGGGTCTTCACCCGCACCCCCAGCCCAGACCAGCTGCTGCTTGTTTGCCATGTCACCGGCTTCTATCCCCGTCCCATCAGTGTGGCCTGGCTGCAGGATGGCCAAGAGGTGCCTCCAGGCCCAGCGCTCAACACCAGCACCATCCTGCCCAACGCTGACCTCACCTACCAGCTCCGCAGCGTCCTGGCTGTGGCCCCCCATGATGGGCACAGCTATGTCTGCCGTGTGCGCCATCACAGCCTGGGCACCTGCAGCCTTCTCATCCCATGGG GGAACTCAGAAGTGGTGCTGATCACAGCTCTCATGGCCGGGCTGCTTGCTGCCATGGCTGTGGCTGCCATGTTGGTGCTTTGGGTGTGGAGACAAAG AAAGCACCAGCAGATGGAGGAATCAGAGTCCGAGAATTCCATCCTGAGCAAAGAAGCTTAG